The Flavobacterium piscisymbiosum genome includes a region encoding these proteins:
- a CDS encoding DUF6055 domain-containing protein, with the protein MKKLLLLVVVFLSSYFAIAQKTLFTPTEWSDPNNEFYNKVSNTRKYESTNFVLYWGDKVGTNPAAYADAALRFTPQSVADTLETSFKRYITDLHFVNNAPTTNFGKYKIIIMMMNTWNSTDPRLEAFAQASSFSNTIGAMFVHPEATRDGGALSHEFAHTLQMMMSIQENPGAGRAFAGYDWASPFYEGHANFMRAQAYPQWAEIDGTLTRWIQTKHFMWSSNRHHYTNFHLMYYVQEKEGFDFTRRMWAESMNEEHPLETIKRLKGFTQDQLDDYLWGYAQRQAAFDYPIQWNSQINTTSNFGKTIRNVYNAIKTNMPRYTSRQYTLLTKVTGTTDQYYTNNDWAPQDYGMNLIPLYPTCTGTQKKVTIKFKGHTEVNTTQAGWRYGFVTTKTDGTISRYSPMYKTDGEASFTLNTSTEANIYLVVFAAPKVHVNYNMDVGYPKQRRYPYELKIANATPEGFQPAANFRSFLKTNGHLHTNGGGWVSNNATVASTVYVGPYAIVRGGTISGNARIDDYAMVDGGTINGNAIVRGNACVYNATLSNSAIVEGNAWMEGGSVKNTANIKGNAMLFAGDFGSSVVVGGDAEIGSCSTPGVYLQFPYWRNGRDNCDGKGASDTSNIDINATFTNFTAAQMAFSTTPNCTVTTLSANKVAADPETDLNVYPNPTKGNLNISFAQTEQQKVTIVLFDINGQKLATITDKVYEAGQIDITYNCSNLIKGVYLLNIQKGSEIISKSFLKE; encoded by the coding sequence ATGAAAAAACTTTTACTACTAGTTGTCGTTTTTCTATCCAGTTATTTTGCAATTGCACAGAAAACGCTTTTTACTCCCACAGAATGGAGTGACCCCAACAATGAATTTTACAATAAAGTATCCAACACCAGAAAGTATGAGTCTACCAACTTTGTGCTTTATTGGGGCGATAAAGTAGGCACAAATCCTGCGGCATATGCAGATGCTGCCTTACGATTTACACCTCAATCGGTTGCAGATACACTCGAGACCAGCTTTAAACGCTATATCACAGATTTGCATTTTGTAAATAATGCGCCAACGACCAATTTCGGGAAATACAAGATCATTATCATGATGATGAACACCTGGAATTCTACAGATCCCAGATTAGAAGCTTTTGCACAAGCGAGTTCCTTTAGCAATACTATTGGCGCTATGTTCGTACATCCTGAAGCCACAAGAGACGGCGGAGCATTATCACACGAGTTTGCGCATACACTGCAAATGATGATGAGCATTCAGGAAAATCCAGGTGCCGGAAGAGCATTTGCCGGATATGATTGGGCCAGTCCGTTTTATGAAGGACATGCCAATTTTATGCGCGCACAGGCTTATCCGCAATGGGCAGAAATCGATGGAACTCTGACCCGCTGGATCCAGACCAAACATTTTATGTGGTCATCGAATCGACATCATTATACCAATTTTCATTTGATGTATTATGTTCAGGAAAAAGAGGGATTTGATTTTACGAGAAGAATGTGGGCAGAATCTATGAATGAAGAACATCCGCTTGAAACGATTAAGCGATTAAAAGGTTTTACGCAGGATCAGCTTGATGATTATTTGTGGGGATATGCGCAGCGACAAGCCGCATTCGATTATCCCATTCAATGGAATTCCCAAATCAACACGACCAGTAATTTCGGAAAAACGATCAGAAACGTTTACAATGCGATAAAAACAAATATGCCTCGTTATACCAGCAGACAATATACGCTGCTTACAAAAGTTACGGGAACTACCGACCAATATTATACCAACAACGATTGGGCACCACAGGATTACGGAATGAATCTAATTCCGTTATACCCAACATGCACAGGAACTCAAAAGAAAGTTACTATTAAATTTAAAGGACATACAGAGGTTAATACTACGCAGGCCGGATGGCGTTATGGTTTTGTAACCACAAAAACCGATGGAACTATTTCGCGTTACAGCCCAATGTATAAAACTGATGGCGAAGCTTCGTTTACGCTTAATACCTCAACAGAAGCCAATATTTATCTGGTAGTTTTTGCAGCGCCAAAAGTGCATGTCAATTACAATATGGATGTTGGTTACCCAAAACAAAGAAGATATCCTTATGAATTAAAAATTGCAAATGCTACTCCGGAAGGATTTCAGCCTGCAGCCAATTTTAGAAGTTTTCTTAAAACAAACGGACATTTACATACCAATGGAGGCGGTTGGGTTTCTAACAATGCAACTGTGGCGTCAACAGTATATGTAGGTCCGTATGCAATTGTACGAGGCGGAACGATTTCAGGAAATGCCCGTATCGATGATTACGCGATGGTAGATGGCGGAACTATAAACGGCAATGCGATTGTAAGAGGCAATGCCTGTGTGTACAATGCGACTTTATCAAACAGCGCCATTGTTGAAGGTAACGCCTGGATGGAAGGTGGTTCTGTAAAAAACACAGCCAATATAAAAGGAAATGCAATGTTGTTTGCTGGAGATTTTGGCAGTTCAGTTGTAGTAGGCGGCGATGCAGAAATTGGCAGTTGCTCTACACCGGGTGTTTATTTACAATTTCCGTATTGGAGAAACGGAAGAGACAATTGCGATGGTAAAGGTGCGAGTGATACTTCTAACATCGATATTAATGCGACATTTACCAACTTTACAGCTGCGCAAATGGCTTTTAGCACCACACCCAACTGTACTGTAACTACGCTTAGTGCTAATAAAGTAGCTGCTGATCCGGAAACAGATTTAAATGTTTATCCAAACCCAACAAAAGGAAACCTGAACATTTCGTTTGCGCAAACAGAACAACAAAAAGTAACTATTGTATTGTTTGATATTAACGGACAAAAATTAGCTACAATTACAGATAAGGTTTATGAAGCAGGCCAAATTGATATTACTTATAATTGCAGTAATTTGATTAAAGGCGTTTATTTGCTCAACATTCAAAAAGGAAGTGAAATTATAAGCAAATCATTTTTGAAAGAATAA